The following are encoded together in the Novipirellula galeiformis genome:
- a CDS encoding DUF1559 domain-containing protein — translation MNNTPAPTLPATRVSICRRTAWSRGFTLVELLVVIAIIGVLVGLLLPAVQAAREAARRMQCTNNLKQIGLALHMHHDTHNKFPAGYIQQVSGGPAPPFVGYHDSTWVYFLLPFLEQQALYDLVDSSANFGSAPSAALQQVFSTTLPAMLCPSDVEVDLLSTSRNRARGNYVANNGIGPMVSWWLSSAATRGPDGVFVGNKRYGFRDLLDGSSNTVLVSELLKVPGEDYRGMMHYTEGPFYHHNQTPNTNIPDTLRITKCVNIDRAPCTETYTGHTTREISAAARSLHPGGVQALLGDGSVRFVSDSIHAQTWQWLGTPQDGNVLNEF, via the coding sequence ATGAACAATACCCCTGCCCCAACTCTCCCAGCCACTCGCGTGTCCATTTGCAGAAGGACAGCCTGGTCTCGTGGTTTTACCCTTGTCGAATTACTTGTCGTCATCGCCATTATTGGTGTGTTGGTGGGATTGCTGTTGCCAGCGGTGCAAGCGGCACGTGAAGCGGCCCGCCGCATGCAGTGTACGAACAACTTGAAACAGATCGGGTTGGCTCTCCACATGCATCACGACACGCACAATAAGTTTCCGGCAGGTTACATTCAGCAAGTGTCCGGCGGCCCGGCGCCACCTTTCGTGGGATACCACGATTCGACATGGGTGTACTTCCTCTTACCATTTTTAGAGCAGCAGGCGCTTTATGACCTTGTTGACTCGTCGGCCAACTTCGGATCTGCTCCCAGCGCGGCCCTCCAGCAGGTCTTTAGTACCACTCTTCCCGCAATGCTTTGCCCTTCGGATGTGGAGGTTGACCTGCTGAGCACTTCCAGGAATCGCGCTCGAGGGAATTATGTCGCCAATAACGGCATCGGGCCTATGGTAAGCTGGTGGCTCTCCTCCGCTGCAACGCGAGGCCCCGATGGTGTCTTCGTGGGCAATAAACGGTACGGCTTCCGAGACCTGCTTGACGGCAGCAGCAACACGGTGTTGGTTTCCGAGCTGCTCAAAGTGCCCGGAGAAGATTATCGAGGCATGATGCATTATACCGAAGGACCATTTTATCATCACAACCAAACTCCTAACACCAACATACCGGATACTTTACGGATAACTAAATGCGTCAATATTGATCGGGCACCTTGTACCGAGACATATACGGGTCACACCACCCGTGAGATATCTGCTGCTGCACGCAGCCTGCACCCAGGAGGCGTGCAGGCGCTACTCGGTGACGGCTCCGTGCGGTTTGTCAGCGACAGCATCCATGCTCAGACCTGGC
- a CDS encoding golvesin C-terminal-like domain-containing protein, with the protein MPHPTIHHATVVLAVLSGLLTASAIAESPAEKRLPHPDAVPNTHPPGEVDNPKLVRFIVRTSADLLGIVVDEMDAKLVGKWQYSTHTPPYVGVGYLHDQKQGKGTSSVTYTPNLTQAGTYEVRLSHCYNVRRSTNTPVTIHHADGETTLRINQQQVPEHQRLFRTLGKFRFESGKQGWVRISSDGTDGQYVIADAVQFIPSP; encoded by the coding sequence ATGCCCCACCCCACCATCCATCATGCAACGGTTGTCCTAGCAGTTCTGAGCGGGTTGCTGACGGCGTCAGCGATTGCCGAATCACCCGCTGAAAAACGCCTGCCGCATCCCGACGCGGTTCCCAACACCCATCCGCCGGGCGAAGTCGACAACCCAAAATTGGTTCGGTTCATCGTGAGAACTTCCGCGGACCTTCTGGGGATCGTGGTCGACGAAATGGACGCAAAACTGGTCGGCAAGTGGCAGTATTCCACACACACTCCGCCTTACGTCGGTGTGGGGTACCTGCACGACCAGAAACAGGGCAAAGGCACAAGCTCGGTCACCTATACGCCGAATCTGACCCAGGCGGGCACTTATGAAGTTCGCTTGTCGCATTGCTACAACGTACGGCGGTCCACCAACACGCCGGTGACGATTCATCATGCCGACGGGGAAACGACGCTGCGGATCAACCAACAACAGGTTCCCGAACACCAGCGGCTGTTTCGTACGTTAGGCAAGTTCCGCTTTGAAAGCGGCAAACAGGGGTGGGTGCGAATTTCATCCGATGGCACCGACGGCCAATATGTGATCGCCGATGCGGTGCAGTTCATCCCCTCTCCTTAA
- a CDS encoding ABC transporter permease yields MGLITFAWFDPPGSGLGVLGTLCLLALTRSALGQSISALAKSEETAIAIVPIAVIPQIILGGVVGSLSGASEWFGKILAIIFWGQYLLSGRLPKTERAVTEFQPSDAACLMVIAFHMTVFLVAAWIGVRRAGRH; encoded by the coding sequence TTGGGGCTCATTACATTTGCTTGGTTCGATCCGCCGGGCAGCGGCCTTGGGGTGCTGGGGACGCTCTGCTTGCTCGCGCTCACGAGATCCGCACTCGGACAATCCATTTCCGCCTTGGCAAAATCAGAGGAGACTGCAATCGCAATCGTTCCGATAGCCGTTATTCCGCAGATCATTTTGGGCGGTGTAGTGGGGTCGCTGTCAGGAGCTTCGGAGTGGTTTGGGAAAATTTTGGCAATTATCTTTTGGGGTCAATATTTGCTGTCCGGGAGATTGCCGAAGACGGAGCGAGCTGTGACTGAGTTTCAGCCGTCTGACGCGGCTTGTCTCATGGTGATTGCGTTTCACATGACGGTTTTCTTGGTGGCGGCGTGGATCGGCGTTCGCCGAGCAGGCCGTCATTAA